A single window of Nasonia vitripennis strain AsymCx chromosome 4, Nvit_psr_1.1, whole genome shotgun sequence DNA harbors:
- the LOC100120639 gene encoding xylulose kinase-like isoform X1: MGEPQNSTFLGLDFSTQQLKAVVVDDNLNVLHETSVQYDNDLPEFRTYGGVLQTKEEPNVITAPTLMWVKALDMILDRLRVCGVDFSKVAAVSGSAQQHGTVYWSKGSRTTLQNLNPEKFLHEQLVAAFAVSPAPIWRDASTSAECRLLEDAVGGPEKLAEITGSRGYLRFSGPQIAKIAKRRPEAYESTERISLVSSFAASLFLGDFAPIDLADGSGMNLLDIRTKDWHDELLEVCAPNLREKLEAPVPSSSDVGPISAYFVERFGFDEKCRVVAFTGDNPGSLAGLRISEGDIACSLGTSDTLFVWLNDPKTVVDGHVFCNPIQDDAYMALVCFKNGSLTRERIRDSTAGKEWQLFDELLDNTPRGNFGNFAFYYDVEEILPRLVGDHRFNKANERIARYSSKEVEVRAVIEGQFVARRAHAEDFGFVIGPNTRIIATGGASNNKTILQVLADVFNSPVYVSEIANSAMMGAAYRAKHALFKDKLKFEDILNTLPEPKLVCQPYDDAESIYKPMVQRYRKLIEELLREAQPES, translated from the exons ATGGGCGAACCTCAAAACTCGACATTCCTCGGGCTCGACTTCAGCACGCAACAG TTGAAAGCCGTTGTAGTCGACGACAATCTCAACGTCCTGCATGAGACGAGTGTCCAGTACGACAATGACTTGCCGGAATTCAG GACTTACGGGGGCGTTTTACAAACGAAGGAGGAGCCGAACGTAATAACGGCCCCGACCCTCATGTGGGTCAAGGCCTTGGACATGATACTGGATAGGCTGAGAGTCTGCGGCGTCGACTTCAGCAAAGTCGCGGCTGTTTCCGGCTCTGCGCAG CAACACGGAACCGTGTACTGGAGCAAAGGAAGTCGAACGACCTTGCAGAACCTCAACCCCGAGAAGTTCTTGCACGAACAGCTGGTGGCGGCTTTTGCGGTCTCACCGGCGCCCATATGGAGGGACGCGAGCACCAGCGCCGAGTGCCGACTACTCGAAGATGCCGTTGGTGGACCCGAG AAACTGGCGGAAATCACAGGGTCGAGGGGATACCTGAGGTTCTCCGGGCCTCAGATAGCCAAGATCGCCAAGAGGAGACCCGAAGCTTACGAGAGCACGGAG AGGATATCGCTGGTAAGCAGCTTCGCGGCCTCCTTGTTCCTGGGCGATTTCGCACCGATAGACTTGGCCGATGGATCAGGCATGAATTTGTTGGACATTCGAACCAAAGACTGGCACGACGAGCTTTTGGAG GTTTGCGCTCCAAACCTGAGGGAGAAGCTCGAGGCACCCGTGCCCTCCAGCTCGGACGTCGGTCCCATTTCGGCCTACTTCGTCGAGAGATTCGGATTCGATGAAAAGTGCAGAGTTGTTGCCTTCACGGGCGACAATCCTGGATCACTGGCCG GACTGAGAATATCCGAAGGAGACATAGCCTGTAGCCTCGGTACGAGTGACACGCTGTTCGTGTGGTTGAACGACCCGAAGACCGTGGTCGACGGTCACGTGTTTTGCAATCCTATCCAGGATGACGCTTACATGGCTCTGGTCTG TTTCAAGAACGGCTCTCTGACTCGGGAACGAATCCGCGACAGCACAGCCGGCAAGGAGTGGCAGCTTTTCGATGAACTACTGGACAATACGCCCAGGGGAAACTTCGGCAACTTTGCGTTCTATTACGATGTGGAGGAGATCCTGCCACGACTCGTCGGCGACCACAGGTTCAACAAGGCTAACGAGCGTATCGCGAGATACAGTTCTAAGGAGGTGGAGGTCAGGGCCGTTATCGAGGGACAGTTTGTGGCTCGTAGGGCGCATGCCGAGGACTTTGGCTTTGTTATAG GCCCGAACACTAGAATAATTGCGACAGGAGGAGCTTCCAACAACAAAACTATCCTCCAAGTTCTAGCCGACGTCTTCAACTCGCCCGTTTACGTATCG GAAATAGCAAATTCAGCGATGATGGGAGCGGCTTACAGAGCGAAGCATGCACTTTTCAAAGACAAACTCAAGTTCGAGGACATACTTAACACCTTGCCGGAACCAAAGCTCGTTTGCCAACCATACGACGACGCGGAGAGC ATTTACAAGCCGATGGTGCAACGCTACAGAAAACTGATAGAGGAACTGCTTCGGGAGGCACAGCCGGAGTCGTAG
- the LOC100120639 gene encoding xylulose kinase-like isoform X2, producing MWVKALDMILDRLRVCGVDFSKVAAVSGSAQQHGTVYWSKGSRTTLQNLNPEKFLHEQLVAAFAVSPAPIWRDASTSAECRLLEDAVGGPEKLAEITGSRGYLRFSGPQIAKIAKRRPEAYESTERISLVSSFAASLFLGDFAPIDLADGSGMNLLDIRTKDWHDELLEVCAPNLREKLEAPVPSSSDVGPISAYFVERFGFDEKCRVVAFTGDNPGSLAGLRISEGDIACSLGTSDTLFVWLNDPKTVVDGHVFCNPIQDDAYMALVCFKNGSLTRERIRDSTAGKEWQLFDELLDNTPRGNFGNFAFYYDVEEILPRLVGDHRFNKANERIARYSSKEVEVRAVIEGQFVARRAHAEDFGFVIGPNTRIIATGGASNNKTILQVLADVFNSPVYVSEIANSAMMGAAYRAKHALFKDKLKFEDILNTLPEPKLVCQPYDDAESIYKPMVQRYRKLIEELLREAQPES from the exons ATGTGGGTCAAGGCCTTGGACATGATACTGGATAGGCTGAGAGTCTGCGGCGTCGACTTCAGCAAAGTCGCGGCTGTTTCCGGCTCTGCGCAG CAACACGGAACCGTGTACTGGAGCAAAGGAAGTCGAACGACCTTGCAGAACCTCAACCCCGAGAAGTTCTTGCACGAACAGCTGGTGGCGGCTTTTGCGGTCTCACCGGCGCCCATATGGAGGGACGCGAGCACCAGCGCCGAGTGCCGACTACTCGAAGATGCCGTTGGTGGACCCGAG AAACTGGCGGAAATCACAGGGTCGAGGGGATACCTGAGGTTCTCCGGGCCTCAGATAGCCAAGATCGCCAAGAGGAGACCCGAAGCTTACGAGAGCACGGAG AGGATATCGCTGGTAAGCAGCTTCGCGGCCTCCTTGTTCCTGGGCGATTTCGCACCGATAGACTTGGCCGATGGATCAGGCATGAATTTGTTGGACATTCGAACCAAAGACTGGCACGACGAGCTTTTGGAG GTTTGCGCTCCAAACCTGAGGGAGAAGCTCGAGGCACCCGTGCCCTCCAGCTCGGACGTCGGTCCCATTTCGGCCTACTTCGTCGAGAGATTCGGATTCGATGAAAAGTGCAGAGTTGTTGCCTTCACGGGCGACAATCCTGGATCACTGGCCG GACTGAGAATATCCGAAGGAGACATAGCCTGTAGCCTCGGTACGAGTGACACGCTGTTCGTGTGGTTGAACGACCCGAAGACCGTGGTCGACGGTCACGTGTTTTGCAATCCTATCCAGGATGACGCTTACATGGCTCTGGTCTG TTTCAAGAACGGCTCTCTGACTCGGGAACGAATCCGCGACAGCACAGCCGGCAAGGAGTGGCAGCTTTTCGATGAACTACTGGACAATACGCCCAGGGGAAACTTCGGCAACTTTGCGTTCTATTACGATGTGGAGGAGATCCTGCCACGACTCGTCGGCGACCACAGGTTCAACAAGGCTAACGAGCGTATCGCGAGATACAGTTCTAAGGAGGTGGAGGTCAGGGCCGTTATCGAGGGACAGTTTGTGGCTCGTAGGGCGCATGCCGAGGACTTTGGCTTTGTTATAG GCCCGAACACTAGAATAATTGCGACAGGAGGAGCTTCCAACAACAAAACTATCCTCCAAGTTCTAGCCGACGTCTTCAACTCGCCCGTTTACGTATCG GAAATAGCAAATTCAGCGATGATGGGAGCGGCTTACAGAGCGAAGCATGCACTTTTCAAAGACAAACTCAAGTTCGAGGACATACTTAACACCTTGCCGGAACCAAAGCTCGTTTGCCAACCATACGACGACGCGGAGAGC ATTTACAAGCCGATGGTGCAACGCTACAGAAAACTGATAGAGGAACTGCTTCGGGAGGCACAGCCGGAGTCGTAG
- the LOC103317027 gene encoding uncharacterized protein LOC103317027, whose protein sequence is MAIDRRKEDKAPLLVDEFRLEPRVMSSGEDQIDAATIEEAPKVPQSRSDEGPICDSRSCAKRSVVFLREHTFLKSVSTRMTCPNCLRGVETIVERDNTRTTHLSALLLLPVCLCILPYCSKLLRDTRHRCPECGIHLGARFASAREAFVVCLRRNAEPDEIFATNSVNEDSLF, encoded by the exons ATGGCGATCGACAGGAGGAAAGAAGATAAGGCTCCGCTGTTGGTGGACGAGTTCCGACTGGAGCCGAGGGTCATGTCGTCGGGCGAGGACCAGATCGACGCCGCGACGATCGAAGAAGCGCCTAAGGTGCCGCAGAGCAGAAGCGACGAGGGGCCGATCTGCGATAGCAGAAGTTGTGCCAAGAGATCGGTTGTGTTTTTGCGCG AGCACACATTTTTGAAAAGCGTGTCGACGAGGATGACGTGTCCGAACTGCCTGCGCGGCGTCGAGACCATCGTCGAGAGGGACAACACGCGGACGACGCATCTgtctgctctgctgctgcttcccGTCTG CCTCTGCATACTGCCCTACTGTTCCAAGCTGCTGAGGGACACGAGGCATCGCTGCCCGGAGTGCGGTATCCACTTAGGCGCACGGTTTGCCTCAGCTCGCGAGGCTTTCGTCGTTTGCCTGCGCCGTAACGCCGAGCCCGACGAGATCTTCGCAACCAATAGCGTCAACGAGGACAGCTTATTCTGA
- the LOC100678374 gene encoding uncharacterized protein LOC100678374, translating into MSASQDRDSFYDQLLSASIFPDFEGLSKLATNDFFHDSNKIDWVLEKALVNKDTRIIVFLLASGLGIHRLNDANQTALHLAVRHDYLDIVDTLFDHCKINCRDVHGLTHFHVACIAGNVEMAKHFLSNGVDVDVVETKDFFTPLHFAVAYRRIKVIELLLKNGADPNALDRCYRTPLHLVCLDHSRVVAKKRSIDRVAVDDELRILELLIEFGSDVNSKDQVGDTPLMCVFKDSYPERVFSQMHCGEVEKRKVLDDYRQLQKRKVELLLRSKANVRQVNGDDETALHVVISDIRRSRASCKLHYLDDAVNVEVADLLLKHGARVNARNKRNETPLQIAVSIMSLGTVKILLSHDAEVQVLRFEEGCFHYSAADDLPCLEVTESLIGIVEVLRDRGFQMSPGDNLAVLNFFVPNNERFCRGHRKDKDAAYKMMNLLEYGTSEIIQSALNNFPANLDDTSLPEQFSRKHVIQQIQLYLSTLTIGKLYLDDGTRQYLQEKLLNLRKYLLGFMFTSDTTNQTYLTSLQNEVQLMKSTMLTKYSSLHDTLRKNPHKIRSRELSSILKSQDFSNRFSRCIGIIKGHCTKGLIRHYVSQSAEECLSSMLEVRLPHLCCERICEYLNNESLVNVCTAAAIGESNREMTISDGTRSGA; encoded by the exons ATGTCCGCATCGCAGGATCGGGATTCATTCTACGACCAACTCCTTTCTGCTTCAATTTTCCCCGATTTCGAGGGCCTCTCGAAACTCGCCACCAACGATTTTTTCCACGACTCGAACAAGATCGACTGGGTCCTCGAGAAAGCTCTGGTGAACAAGGACACAAGGATCATCGTCTTTCTGCTGGCATCAGGTCTCGGTATTCACAGACTCAACGATGCCAACCAGACAGCGCTTCACCTGGCTGTCCGTCACGACTACCTCGACATCGTCGACACCCTTTTCGACCACTGCAAAATAAACTGCAGGGACGTCCACGGACTGACGCACTTCCACGTCGCGTGTATAGCTGGTAACGTGGAGATGGCGAAACATTTTCTCTCGAATGGAGTGGATGTTGATGTCGTTGAGACGAAAGACTTCTTCACGCCCCTTCACTTCGCTGTGGCGTACAGGAGAATCAAGGTGATCGAGTTGCTCCTGAAGAACGGAGCCGATCCGAACGCTTTGGATCGTTGCTACCGGACTCCGTTGCACCTCGTCTGTCTGGATCATTCCAGAGTAGTGGCGAAAAAGCGATCAATCGACAGGGTGGCTGTGGACGATGAGCTTCGAATCCTCGAGCTCCTCATCGAATTCGGTAGCGACGTTAATTCTAAAGACCAGGTGGGAGACACACCGTTGATGTGCGTCTTTAAAGACAGCTATCCAGAGCGAGTCTTTTCGCAAATGCACTGTGGTGAAGTTGAGAAACGCAAAGTTCTCGATGATTACCGTCAACTCCAAAAGCGCAAAGTCGAGTTGCTCCTGAGGAGCAAAGCCAACGTTCGGCAGGTCAACGGTGACGACGAAACTGCACTGCACGTCGTGATCAGTGACATAAGAAGATCGAGAGCGTCTTGTAAACTTCATTATCTGGACGACGCTGTCAATGTGGAAGTGGCAGATCTACTGCTGAAACACGGAGCGCGGGTCAATGCCCGGAATAAGAGGAACGAAACGCCCTTGCAGATTGCTGTCTCGATTATGAGTCTTGGGACTGTGAAGATTCTGCTAAGTCACGATGCAGAGGTCCAAGTTCTGAGATTCGAGGAAGGCTGCTTTCACTACTCTGCCGCCGATGACTTGCCTTGTCTGGAAGTAACGGAGAGTCTGATTGGAATAGTCGAGGTGCTTAGGGATAGAGGATTTCAAATGAGCCCGGGAGACAACCTAGCTGTTCTTAATTTCTTCGTTCCCAACAACGAACGATTCTGCCGTGGCCACAGGAAGGACAAGGATGCAGCTTACAAGATGATGAATCTACTGGAGTATG GAACATCAGAAATCATTCAGAGTGCCTTGAATAACTTCCCGGCGAACCTCGATGACACGAGCCTCCCGGAGCagttttcgagaaaacatGTGATCCAACAGATTCAGCTGTACTTGTCAACTCTGACAATTGGAAAACTCTATCTTGACGACGGCACGCGACAGTACCTCCAAGAGAAGCTCTTGAATCTTCGAAAGTATCTCCTGGGCTTTATGTTCACCAGCGATACAACGAATCAGACATACCTGACTAGTCTACAAAACGAAGTACAACTGATGAAGTCGACCATGCTGACGAAATACTCCTCTCTGCACGACACTCTGCGCAAGAACCCTCACAAAATTCGATCGCGTGAATTGTCATCGATCTTGAAATCGCAAGATTTTTCCAACCGGTTTTCACGTTGTATTGGTATAATTAAGGGCCACTGCACGAAAGGTCTCATCAGACACTACGTTTCTCAATCGGCGGAGGAGTGTCTGTCATCGATGCTAGAGGTGAGGCTGCCGCATCTGTGCTGCGAGAGAATATGCGAGTACCTGAACAACGAGTCTCTGGTTAATGTGTGTACGGCCGCGGCAATCGGCGAGTCGAATCGCGAAATGACAATTAGCGATGGAACTAGATCTGGAGCTTGA